One genomic window of Solanum dulcamara chromosome 10, daSolDulc1.2, whole genome shotgun sequence includes the following:
- the LOC129871725 gene encoding putative UPF0481 protein At3g02645 gives MAHSIAITSIDNQIPLLQTEKDEIEEGRKVDHIIDLKDLDNLSIKSCTIFKVNVWLRESNPDAYTPKMVSIGPYHKKNPQLDSMEKYKKLYLRRFLQRKEGLDVKSCISEMVKLKKDALECYDDMKDLDTKMLLLDCCFVVEFIRERCQMHPEDYIWHINGDFIFRDLMLLENQLPFFVLHQLYLMTKQGDDKPLEELVSDWFGSVIGFPVHYECIENIKHLLHLLHKYSCQGITKKTCLGNTKKETNKYKIWLHKYSCQGITKKICLGNTKKEPNKYKIWQMPNATELSEAGVSFSENSNMKSLFDIKFERGLMTIPCLQVDDDTETILRNLIAYEQQSSGVHPIYFCDYAIFMDQLINSDKDVNLLRQEGIIENLLGEDKQVASLFNKIGNGVTMNQDVFYYKEEFKKAVDHCKNPWNKMMANLKQNYFSSPWVGASTVAVIILLILTAIQTILAFTGSVK, from the exons ATGGCACACTCCATTGCGATTACCTCAATAGATAACCAAATTCCACTGCTTCAAACTGAAAAAGATGAG ATAGAAGAAGGGAGGAAAGTGGATCATATAATCGACCTAAAGGATTTAGACAATTTGTCTATTAAATCGTGCACGATATTCAAAGTAAACGTGTGGCTACGTGAATCAAATCCAGATGCTTATAC ACCAAAGATGGTCtctattggtccttaccataaGAAAAATCCTCAACTTGATTCAATGGAAAAGTACAAAAAATTGTACCTAAGACGATTTCTTCAACGAAAAGAGGGGCTTGATGTGAAAAGTTGCATTAGTGAAATGGTGAAACTGAAGAAGGACGCACTAGAGTGTTACGACGATATGAAAGACCTCGATACTAAAATGTTGTTGCTTGATTGTTGTTTTGTGGTTGAGTTTATTCGAGAGCGTTGTCAAATGCATCCAGAAGATTACATTTGGCATATTAATGGTGATTTCATATTCCGAGACTTGATGTTACTAGAAAACCAACTTCCTTTCTTTGTCCTACACCAACTTTATCTCATGACAAAGCAAGGTGATGATAAACCATTGGAAGAACTGGTGAGTGATTGGTTTGGCTCTGTTATTGGCTTCCCAGTTCATTATGAATGCattgaaaatatcaaacatttACTTCATCTACTACACAAATATTCATGTCAAGGGATTACCAAGAAAACATGTCTTGGGAATACCAAGAAAGAgacaaacaaatacaaaatatggCTACACAAATATTCATGTCAAGGGATTACCAAGAAAATATGTCTTGGGAATACCAAGAAAGAGccaaacaaatacaaaatatggCAAATGCCAAATGCAACAGAGCTTTCCGAAGCTGGAGTTAGCTTTTCCGAGAACAGTAATATGAAAAGTTTATTCGATATAAAGTTCGAGAGGGGATTGATGACAATCCCTTGTCTTCAAGTGGACGATGACACGGAAACCATCCTGCGAAATCTCATTGCTTATGAGCAACAATCATCTGGTGTACATCCTATATATTTCTGTGATTATGCAATATTCATGGATCAACTTATAAACTCAGACAAAGATGTGAATTTGCTTCGCCAAGAAGGAATCATAGAGAACCTTTTAGGAGAGGACAAACAAGTGGCTAGCCTCTTTAACAAAATCGGAAATGGGGTCACTATGAATCAGGATGTCTTCTATTACaaagaagaattcaaaaaaGCAGTTGACCATTGTAAAAACCCATGGAACAAAATGATGGCAAATTTGAAGCAAAATTATTTTAGTAGTCCTTGGGTAGGAGCTTCAACTGTGGCGGTCATTATACTCCTCATACTCACAGCTATACAAACTATTCTGGCTTTCACAGGTTCCGTTAAGTAA